One window of the Natrinema sp. HArc-T2 genome contains the following:
- a CDS encoding replication factor C small subunit, with product MSEAEADAEAAGPTPGKTEVWIEKYRPERLDEIKGHENIVPRLKRYVEQDDLPHLMFAGPAGTGKTTAAQAIAREVYDDDWRENFLELNASDQRGIDVVRDRIKDFARSSFGGYDHRIIFLDEADALTSDAQSALRRTMEQFSSNTRFILSCNYSSQIIDPIQSRCAVFRFTELGEGAIEAQVREIAATEDIAVTDDGVDALVYAADGDMRKAINALQAAAVMGETVDEETVFAITATARPEEVEAMVEYAIDGDFTAARAALEDLLTDRGLAGGDVIDQLHRSAWEFDIPEQATVRLLERLGEVDYRITEGANERLQLEAMLASLALEDEA from the coding sequence ATGAGCGAGGCCGAGGCCGACGCCGAGGCGGCGGGGCCCACCCCCGGGAAGACGGAAGTCTGGATCGAGAAGTACCGGCCGGAGCGACTCGACGAGATCAAAGGCCACGAGAACATCGTCCCACGGCTCAAACGCTACGTCGAGCAGGACGACCTCCCGCATCTCATGTTCGCGGGACCCGCCGGCACCGGCAAGACCACCGCAGCGCAGGCCATCGCCCGCGAGGTCTACGACGACGACTGGCGCGAGAACTTCCTCGAACTCAACGCCTCCGACCAGCGAGGGATCGACGTCGTCCGCGACCGCATCAAGGACTTCGCGCGCTCGAGTTTCGGCGGCTACGACCACCGCATCATCTTCTTAGACGAGGCCGACGCACTCACCTCCGACGCCCAGTCGGCCCTGCGCCGGACGATGGAGCAGTTCTCGAGCAATACCCGGTTTATCCTCTCGTGTAACTACTCGAGTCAGATCATCGACCCCATCCAGTCGCGGTGTGCGGTCTTCCGATTCACCGAACTCGGTGAAGGCGCTATCGAGGCGCAGGTTCGCGAGATCGCCGCCACCGAAGACATCGCGGTGACCGACGACGGTGTCGACGCGCTGGTCTATGCGGCCGACGGCGACATGCGCAAGGCGATCAATGCACTACAAGCTGCAGCCGTCATGGGCGAAACCGTCGACGAGGAGACCGTCTTCGCGATCACCGCCACCGCCCGCCCCGAGGAGGTCGAGGCGATGGTCGAGTACGCCATCGACGGCGACTTCACCGCCGCCCGTGCCGCCCTGGAGGACCTGCTGACCGACCGCGGACTCGCCGGCGGCGACGTCATCGACCAACTGCACCGCTCCGCGTGGGAGTTCGATATCCCCGAGCAGGCGACTGTCCGGCTGCTCGAGCGCCTGGGCGAAGTCGACTACCGGATCACCGAGGGTGCCAACGAGCGCCTGCAACTCGAGGCGATGCTGGCGTCGCTGGCGCTCGAGGACGAGGCCTAA
- a CDS encoding polymer-forming cytoskeletal protein: MGRGENRRPQFVVALLIAVVVIGTVPATVAAQSAPQAGGTVVVEEGETVDELQAVGGTVVVRGTVTGDVSAAGGDIRIEETGQVDGNLEGGAGSVTIAGTVAGDVDVGAGSVTVAENGTVNGTFTAGAGTVVIDGAIEDDAEIGAETIRLGETATITGDLRYGGDLEGNTDAVAGNIEEDPSLGVDVAPAVQPFASWLFAAYAFAVNLVLGAILLALFPRFSGRVADRVATGPLRSGLVGLGVFVGVPILLIALAITIIGIPLSVIGILVFALLLWIGTVYGFFAVASWILSLVGLGNRWLALIVGLLVGAALTLVPIVGDLVTLLVLLLGLGAITRALYGHRRANTGPAESRAD; the protein is encoded by the coding sequence ATGGGACGAGGGGAGAACCGAAGGCCACAGTTCGTCGTCGCGTTGCTGATTGCCGTCGTCGTCATCGGCACCGTCCCGGCGACGGTCGCCGCCCAGTCCGCCCCCCAGGCCGGCGGGACGGTCGTCGTCGAGGAAGGGGAGACGGTCGACGAGCTACAGGCCGTCGGCGGCACCGTCGTCGTTCGCGGGACCGTCACCGGCGACGTCAGTGCCGCGGGTGGCGACATTCGAATCGAGGAGACCGGCCAGGTCGACGGGAACCTCGAGGGCGGCGCGGGAAGTGTCACGATCGCCGGCACCGTCGCCGGCGACGTCGATGTCGGCGCAGGGAGCGTGACGGTAGCCGAAAACGGGACTGTCAACGGCACGTTCACCGCCGGTGCCGGCACCGTCGTCATCGACGGGGCCATCGAGGACGACGCCGAGATCGGGGCCGAGACGATCCGACTGGGCGAGACCGCGACGATCACGGGCGATCTCCGCTACGGCGGCGACCTCGAGGGGAACACCGACGCGGTTGCGGGCAACATCGAGGAAGACCCCTCGCTTGGGGTCGATGTCGCGCCGGCAGTCCAGCCGTTCGCGTCGTGGCTGTTCGCTGCCTACGCCTTCGCGGTGAACCTCGTACTCGGTGCGATACTGCTCGCGCTGTTCCCGCGATTTTCCGGTCGCGTCGCCGACCGCGTCGCGACGGGGCCGCTGCGCTCCGGCCTGGTCGGACTGGGGGTGTTCGTCGGCGTCCCGATCCTGCTGATTGCGCTTGCGATCACCATCATTGGCATTCCGCTGTCGGTCATCGGCATCCTGGTCTTCGCCTTGCTGCTGTGGATCGGGACCGTCTATGGGTTCTTCGCCGTCGCCTCGTGGATCCTCTCGCTGGTCGGCCTCGGCAACCGCTGGCTTGCACTCATCGTCGGCCTCTTGGTCGGCGCTGCACTCACCCTGGTGCCGATCGTCGGTGATCTGGTCACCCTGCTCGTCCTCCTGCTCGGACTCGGCGCGATCACACGAGCGCTGTACGGCCACCGACGAGCCAACACCGGCCCAGCCGAGTCGAGGGCGGACTGA
- a CDS encoding ubiquitin-like small modifier protein 2, with product MHVTVDVKGEDTYELELEAVAADASDRPDDRAAEATPTYADLLRAVELSPHEVSVLVDGRPVPEDQPVESEHVTVLRLIKGG from the coding sequence ATGCACGTCACCGTCGACGTCAAAGGCGAGGACACCTACGAACTCGAGCTCGAGGCGGTGGCCGCCGACGCGTCCGATCGGCCCGACGACCGCGCTGCGGAGGCGACGCCGACGTACGCCGATCTCCTTCGGGCAGTCGAGCTGAGCCCTCACGAGGTGAGCGTCCTCGTCGACGGTCGTCCAGTCCCCGAGGACCAGCCGGTCGAGAGCGAGCACGTAACGGTGTTGCGCTTGATCAAGGGTGGGTAA
- a CDS encoding GNAT family N-acetyltransferase, which yields MFVRTATPDDALEIRRILDAAMLEPGDIEGRIDAGDIFVAGDHHGMPARESSAERILGTVVLEPLADERGAHVGAIGVRRRHRDQGLGRALIETALEREGRLTARFDDGVRPFYERLGFSIEPIDEQRYRGLVTIDRA from the coding sequence GTGTTCGTCCGCACCGCTACGCCCGACGACGCCCTCGAGATCCGGCGCATCCTCGACGCCGCGATGCTCGAGCCCGGCGACATCGAGGGTCGGATCGATGCCGGCGACATCTTCGTCGCGGGTGATCACCACGGGATGCCGGCGCGTGAGAGCAGCGCCGAACGAATCCTCGGCACGGTCGTCCTCGAGCCGCTTGCGGACGAGCGCGGGGCGCACGTCGGTGCGATCGGCGTCCGGCGTCGCCATCGAGACCAGGGTCTCGGTCGGGCACTGATCGAGACCGCCCTCGAGCGCGAAGGGCGGCTCACGGCACGGTTCGACGACGGCGTCCGCCCGTTCTACGAGCGCCTTGGGTTTTCGATCGAGCCGATCGACGAGCAACGTTACCGGGGTCTCGTCACGATCGACCGCGCCTAA